The Geomonas ferrireducens genome includes a window with the following:
- a CDS encoding DegT/DnrJ/EryC1/StrS family aminotransferase, with amino-acid sequence MDDFIPVNEPLLDGNEKRYLMECIDTGWISSEGPFVQQLEERFSKRVGRAHGIAVANGSGALDIAVAALRLGPGDEVILPTFTIISCAAAVVRAGAVPVLVDADPVTWNMDPAQVARRITPRTKAIMVVHLYGLPADLDPLLEIARRHGLKVIEDAAQMHGQSYRGRPCGSFGDVSTFSFYPNKHVTTGEGGMLVCDDPELAGRCRSLRNLCFQASKRFVHEELGWNYRMSNLQAALGVAQLERLDAFVERKRHMGECYGKLLSAVPGLELPEPRRDYAESIYWVYGVVLKDDVPFDAAQAMRRLGALGIGTRPFFWPMHEQPVFCKMGLFADEHHPVAERLARRGFYLPSGLSLTEAGMKRVAGALASVMSGEGSGVSVGEGAA; translated from the coding sequence ATGGATGATTTCATCCCCGTAAACGAGCCGCTTCTGGACGGCAACGAGAAGCGTTACCTCATGGAGTGCATCGACACCGGCTGGATCTCCTCGGAGGGGCCCTTCGTGCAACAGCTGGAGGAGCGCTTCTCCAAGCGTGTCGGTCGAGCACACGGTATTGCGGTCGCCAACGGATCCGGTGCGCTCGATATCGCCGTCGCCGCGCTGCGCCTGGGCCCGGGGGACGAGGTGATCCTGCCGACCTTTACCATCATCTCCTGTGCCGCTGCCGTCGTACGCGCCGGGGCGGTACCGGTCCTCGTCGATGCGGATCCGGTTACCTGGAACATGGATCCGGCCCAGGTGGCCAGACGTATCACGCCGCGTACAAAGGCGATCATGGTGGTGCACCTCTACGGCCTGCCCGCAGATCTCGATCCACTGCTTGAAATCGCTCGCCGCCACGGTCTGAAGGTGATCGAGGATGCCGCCCAGATGCACGGCCAAAGCTACCGCGGCAGGCCGTGCGGCAGCTTCGGCGACGTCAGCACCTTCAGCTTCTACCCGAACAAGCACGTCACGACAGGGGAGGGGGGGATGCTGGTTTGCGACGACCCGGAGTTGGCCGGGCGCTGCCGCAGTCTGCGCAACCTCTGCTTCCAGGCAAGCAAGCGTTTCGTCCACGAGGAACTAGGTTGGAACTACCGCATGTCAAATCTGCAGGCCGCGCTGGGGGTGGCCCAACTGGAGCGCCTGGACGCTTTTGTCGAGCGCAAGAGGCACATGGGGGAGTGCTACGGCAAACTGCTGTCCGCGGTCCCCGGTCTCGAGCTGCCTGAGCCGCGGCGCGACTACGCAGAGAGCATCTATTGGGTTTACGGCGTTGTGCTCAAGGATGACGTTCCCTTTGACGCGGCCCAGGCGATGCGACGCCTGGGCGCGCTCGGGATCGGTACCCGCCCCTTTTTCTGGCCCATGCACGAGCAGCCGGTATTTTGCAAAATGGGTCTGTTCGCCGACGAACATCACCCGGTTGCGGAGCGGCTCGCGCGCCGCGGATTTTATTTACCCAGCGGCCTCAGTCTGACCGAAGCCGGGATGAAACGTGTGGCGGGGGCGCTTGCATCCGTGATGTCCGGCGAGGGAAGCGGGGTGAGCGTAGGAGAGGGGGCGGCATGA
- a CDS encoding cupin domain-containing protein — MIEQITHNDTLLAIIIPDSFTAPGIHFFTPNEFSQQVAYMRHPAGKEIPAHVHKPVPREVKYTREVLFIKSGKLRVDFYDDAQNYLESRILAKGDVILLASGGHGFEALEELEMIEVKQGPYAGEEDKTRFAGISASQVRMVNNNG; from the coding sequence ATGATAGAACAAATAACCCACAACGACACTCTGTTGGCAATCATCATTCCCGACAGCTTCACCGCGCCCGGTATCCACTTTTTCACACCGAACGAGTTTTCCCAACAGGTCGCTTACATGCGGCATCCTGCAGGGAAGGAGATCCCTGCCCACGTTCATAAACCGGTGCCGCGCGAGGTTAAGTACACACGGGAGGTTCTCTTCATCAAGAGCGGCAAGTTGCGCGTAGATTTCTACGATGACGCGCAGAACTACCTGGAAAGCCGCATCCTTGCAAAGGGGGACGTGATTTTGCTGGCCAGCGGCGGACACGGTTTCGAGGCGCTTGAGGAGTTGGAGATGATAGAGGTGAAACAGGGGCCCTACGCTGGTGAAGAGGATAAGACCCGCTTTGCGGGCATCTCCGCATCACAGGTACGGATGGTGAATAACAATGGATGA
- a CDS encoding glycosyltransferase family 2 protein, translating into MDTSEYLAAPSVSVVIPAYNRAGTIGYCLDSIFRQTVLPDEVLVVDDCSSDATVETVMKYPDPRVRCIRLQKNSGAQAARNRGIREAKGEWIAFQDSDDEWLPSKLEKQIEALRLCDFDPLTVVHGDYVSLDPAGDNISVELPLVEGDDVHSLLLSRPGPCFPSLLVSKGALERIGYLDEMVPAYQEWDTSIRLAGICRFIHLREPLFIYHLHGGETISKDKERDIRGYQYIIDKFEPEIRRACGEDVWHFHHRRQLFACLSYGFWRQSDRYLSCIHPKDFNFRILQLCRLLHLSPTRLFRLKTVFCGK; encoded by the coding sequence ATGGATACTTCTGAATATTTAGCCGCTCCTTCTGTCTCTGTTGTGATACCCGCATATAACAGAGCAGGCACCATAGGATACTGTCTCGACAGCATCTTCAGGCAAACTGTTCTCCCTGATGAGGTGCTCGTGGTGGATGATTGTTCATCCGACGCGACGGTGGAAACGGTCATGAAGTATCCCGATCCAAGGGTCCGTTGCATAAGGCTTCAGAAAAACAGCGGAGCACAGGCCGCACGAAATCGAGGCATCAGGGAGGCAAAGGGAGAGTGGATAGCCTTCCAGGATTCGGATGACGAATGGCTGCCGTCAAAGCTTGAAAAACAGATTGAGGCCCTGCGGCTTTGCGACTTCGATCCGCTGACCGTCGTTCACGGTGACTATGTTTCGCTCGACCCGGCGGGCGACAACATTTCCGTAGAGCTTCCGTTGGTGGAAGGTGATGATGTCCACTCTCTGCTCCTTTCAAGGCCCGGCCCCTGTTTTCCGTCGCTTCTCGTCTCCAAAGGTGCGCTGGAGCGGATAGGGTATCTGGACGAGATGGTTCCAGCGTACCAGGAGTGGGACACCTCGATCAGGTTGGCGGGTATCTGTCGCTTCATTCATCTAAGGGAGCCGCTGTTCATCTACCACCTTCATGGCGGGGAAACGATATCGAAGGACAAAGAACGGGACATCCGCGGTTATCAATACATAATCGACAAATTCGAGCCGGAGATCAGGAGGGCGTGCGGAGAGGACGTTTGGCATTTCCACCATAGGCGACAGTTATTCGCCTGTCTTAGCTACGGATTCTGGCGTCAATCGGACCGATATCTTTCCTGCATCCACCCTAAGGATTTCAATTTCAGGATTTTGCAACTCTGCCGGCTACTACATCTCAGCCCCACGCGGCTTTTCCGCTTAAAAACCGTTTTTTGCGGCAAATAA
- the wecB gene encoding non-hydrolyzing UDP-N-acetylglucosamine 2-epimerase, whose translation MLKVLTVFGTRPEAIKMAPVVRELEMHPASFQSLVCVTGQHRELLDQVLDLFGIRPDYDLRVMRPGQDLFDVTCEVMRQLKGVLEKEQPDLVLVHGDTTTTMAASLSAHYFRIRVGHVEAGLRTHDKFAPFPEEMNRRLTTALADLHFAPTEAARQNLLREGINDAAIFVTGNTVVDALCWVRHMIESDQLLQRKLAEEFFFLDPAKKLILVTGHRRENFGAGFERICRALAKLASDNPDIEILYPVHLNPEVQEPVRRILGSTPSGNVHLIPPVNYSTFVYLMNRSFLVITDSGGVQEEAPLLGKPVLVMRERTERTEAVAAGTVRLVGTDGAALVKEATELLHDSTAYRSMSFAHSPYGDGAAASRIGKHLAAFFKGEV comes from the coding sequence ATGCTAAAAGTGCTAACGGTGTTCGGTACCCGCCCTGAGGCGATCAAGATGGCCCCGGTGGTCAGAGAGCTGGAAATGCATCCCGCGAGCTTTCAGAGCCTGGTCTGTGTCACCGGACAGCACCGCGAACTGCTGGACCAGGTGCTCGACCTCTTCGGCATCCGGCCTGATTACGACCTCCGCGTCATGCGTCCGGGGCAGGATCTTTTTGACGTGACCTGCGAGGTGATGCGGCAGTTGAAAGGTGTTCTCGAGAAAGAGCAGCCCGATCTGGTTTTGGTGCATGGTGACACCACGACCACCATGGCGGCCTCGCTGTCGGCTCACTACTTCCGGATACGGGTCGGGCACGTGGAAGCGGGGCTCAGGACGCACGACAAGTTCGCCCCTTTCCCGGAAGAAATGAACCGTCGCCTGACAACCGCCCTCGCCGACCTGCACTTCGCGCCGACGGAGGCAGCCAGGCAAAATCTGCTCAGGGAAGGGATCAATGACGCCGCCATCTTCGTTACCGGGAACACGGTGGTGGACGCGCTTTGTTGGGTGCGCCACATGATCGAAAGCGACCAGTTGTTGCAGCGTAAACTGGCCGAAGAATTCTTCTTTTTGGACCCCGCGAAAAAGCTGATACTGGTTACAGGCCACCGCAGGGAGAATTTCGGTGCCGGTTTCGAGCGGATCTGCCGAGCGTTGGCCAAACTCGCATCAGACAACCCCGACATCGAAATCCTCTACCCCGTGCACCTGAACCCTGAGGTGCAGGAACCGGTAAGGCGCATCCTCGGATCGACCCCTTCAGGAAACGTTCATCTGATACCTCCTGTGAATTACTCGACTTTCGTCTACCTGATGAACCGATCCTTCCTGGTCATTACCGACTCTGGAGGTGTTCAGGAAGAAGCGCCTTTGCTGGGCAAGCCTGTGCTGGTGATGAGGGAACGTACCGAACGTACGGAAGCGGTAGCGGCAGGTACCGTAAGACTGGTGGGGACCGACGGGGCGGCGCTCGTGAAGGAAGCGACCGAACTGCTTCATGACAGCACTGCCTACCGTTCCATGTCCTTCGCCCACAGCCCATACGGGGACGGCGCCGCCGCTTCGAGGATCGGAAAGCACCTCGCTGCTTTCTTTAAAGGCGAAGTATGA
- a CDS encoding glycosyltransferase family 4 protein yields MNIGIVTTWFERGAAYVSRQYRDVLARHHRVFIYARGGESYAVGNPEWDDPSVTWGKKLDVPVPTFIELNDLHRWIEDNRLDAVFFNEQQWWEPVLLCNRLGVLTGAYVDYYTEETIPLFGCYDFLICNTRRHFDVFAWHPHAFYVPWGTDLDLFAFNGAAPVQPGQVTFFHSAGMSPDRKGTDLLLEAFERVVGPARLVLHAQTGIAESFPRLKPLLERLTAAGRVTCIEETIPAPGGYHLGDVYVYPSRLDGIGLTVAEALACGLPVVTGDCPPMNEVVHEDNGRLVRIERHHARADGYYWPCCTVSIDDLVEQMQYFVDRIDRLPQCKSAARLYAERHLDWSKNSVRLPELFSDMASSRRLDKSVAQQLARHYEARRLTLTMRLYLLYPKRFKILNDIRKLLNAHLFKP; encoded by the coding sequence GTGAATATCGGGATCGTGACCACTTGGTTCGAACGCGGTGCGGCCTACGTCTCGCGGCAGTACCGGGACGTCCTTGCCCGGCACCACCGGGTCTTCATCTATGCACGCGGTGGCGAGTCGTACGCAGTCGGGAATCCCGAATGGGACGATCCTTCGGTAACCTGGGGCAAAAAGCTGGACGTGCCGGTGCCGACGTTCATAGAACTGAACGATCTGCATCGCTGGATAGAGGACAACCGGCTCGACGCGGTCTTTTTCAACGAACAGCAATGGTGGGAGCCGGTGTTGTTGTGCAATAGGCTGGGGGTGCTGACCGGTGCCTATGTCGACTACTACACCGAGGAAACCATCCCTCTTTTCGGCTGCTACGACTTCCTGATCTGCAATACTCGTCGCCACTTCGATGTTTTCGCCTGGCACCCCCATGCCTTCTACGTCCCCTGGGGGACCGATCTGGACCTGTTTGCCTTTAACGGTGCTGCACCGGTGCAACCGGGCCAAGTCACTTTCTTCCACTCTGCGGGGATGAGTCCCGATCGAAAGGGGACCGATCTCCTTCTCGAGGCATTCGAAAGGGTGGTGGGACCGGCACGCCTGGTGCTCCATGCCCAAACCGGCATAGCTGAAAGCTTCCCGCGGTTAAAGCCCTTGTTGGAGCGGTTGACTGCTGCCGGAAGGGTGACCTGCATCGAGGAGACCATCCCTGCGCCGGGGGGGTATCACCTTGGCGATGTCTATGTCTATCCGTCGCGCCTTGATGGCATCGGACTCACCGTGGCGGAGGCCCTCGCCTGCGGCTTACCCGTCGTCACGGGGGACTGTCCCCCCATGAACGAGGTGGTGCATGAGGATAACGGCAGGCTGGTGCGCATTGAGCGCCACCACGCACGTGCCGACGGTTACTACTGGCCGTGCTGTACCGTTTCCATCGATGACTTGGTCGAACAGATGCAGTACTTCGTGGACCGGATCGACCGTTTGCCGCAGTGCAAGTCGGCGGCACGACTGTATGCAGAGCGCCATCTGGATTGGAGCAAGAACAGCGTGCGGCTTCCGGAACTGTTCTCCGACATGGCTTCAAGCCGTCGCCTGGACAAGTCCGTGGCGCAACAGCTTGCGCGGCACTACGAGGCAAGGCGTCTTACGCTCACGATGAGACTGTATCTGCTTTACCCAAAACGCTTCAAAATTCTCAATGACATCCGGAAACTGCTCAACGCGCACCTGTTCAAACCATGA
- a CDS encoding methyltransferase domain-containing protein: MSRFSSLIKKFTGRGDKVAVSEAELSLVREFFVHYDDFRTVETCARVTGLSVGCCARARSILYERRELGLYFFEEGVPPHSYMRRLILAGFPGLSRDSRILEIGPGDHPIFPPWDYPNWHGVDKYLDGDTIRFREQLWGRGKYPENAISHGTWETLAERFARPELIGSFDMVAASHSYEHVFQPVTALRQARRMLREGGAIFLFVPDGLSDDVNTKDPTHTLYLVPEMVRELFDCAGGFCDLKVEVFRPNADLAISAVAC; this comes from the coding sequence ATGAGCCGTTTTTCGAGCCTGATAAAGAAATTCACCGGGAGAGGGGACAAGGTCGCGGTTTCCGAGGCGGAACTGTCTTTGGTCCGTGAATTCTTCGTGCATTACGACGATTTTCGAACCGTTGAAACGTGCGCACGCGTCACCGGCCTGTCGGTCGGATGCTGCGCCCGGGCGCGGAGTATCCTATATGAAAGACGGGAGCTCGGGCTGTACTTTTTTGAAGAGGGGGTTCCGCCCCACAGCTACATGCGACGACTCATCCTGGCCGGGTTTCCCGGCCTAAGCCGCGATTCCCGCATTCTGGAAATAGGCCCCGGTGATCATCCCATCTTCCCGCCATGGGACTACCCGAACTGGCACGGCGTCGACAAATATCTGGACGGAGACACGATCAGGTTCAGGGAACAACTCTGGGGACGCGGCAAATACCCCGAGAATGCAATCAGTCACGGCACGTGGGAAACCCTGGCGGAGAGATTTGCGCGGCCGGAACTGATCGGCAGCTTCGACATGGTCGCGGCTTCCCATTCCTATGAGCACGTATTCCAACCGGTAACGGCGCTGCGTCAGGCTCGTCGCATGTTGCGCGAAGGAGGCGCAATTTTTCTCTTCGTACCGGACGGGTTGAGCGACGATGTTAACACAAAGGACCCGACCCACACGTTGTACCTGGTGCCCGAGATGGTGCGTGAGTTGTTCGACTGCGCCGGAGGATTCTGCGACTTGAAAGTGGAAGTGTTCAGACCCAACGCGGATTTGGCGATCTCCGCCGTTGCATGTTAA
- a CDS encoding glycosyltransferase family protein, with translation MKIFYLSVIEQHAGWGAEVFVNRAFVGQGHRTVTLDYRKHRHDLSRHFLALDGDFDVLFLQRGDWFPIELLKSVRRPRFFWASELVSRNEDQNRLLRSGLFQHIFVHSKQCKDIVVRNGWMPEHAVSVLLNGFDESVHFAIPAAEKDIDLLFLGNLTPRRRRWLERLKADFPVTIVNAFGSEMTQFLNRAKIVLNIHAEEYPDTETRVFEALGCGAFLLTETLSAENPFSDLDHLVQVEDVEQMAAAISHYLEHGQQRQRIADSGHRAALAGHTYAKRAEWLAGIFLAHASATSAPALDRKKVAAYSVKEGVIRQLASVKRLIDASVVAKVSGGLAGARGSVGAAVKARRLAKGSGRSES, from the coding sequence ATGAAGATCTTTTACCTGAGTGTCATCGAGCAGCATGCGGGATGGGGCGCAGAAGTCTTCGTGAACCGTGCCTTTGTCGGACAGGGGCACCGGACCGTCACCCTTGATTACAGGAAACATCGTCACGATCTTTCCCGCCACTTCCTGGCGCTCGACGGCGATTTCGATGTGTTGTTTCTGCAAAGAGGGGACTGGTTTCCCATTGAGCTCCTCAAAAGTGTGCGCAGACCACGTTTTTTTTGGGCCAGCGAACTTGTCTCACGTAACGAAGACCAGAACAGGCTTTTACGGTCAGGGCTCTTCCAGCACATCTTCGTACACTCCAAGCAGTGCAAGGATATCGTCGTGCGCAACGGTTGGATGCCGGAGCATGCCGTGTCGGTTTTGCTGAACGGTTTCGATGAAAGCGTGCATTTTGCCATTCCCGCAGCCGAAAAGGATATCGACCTGCTGTTTTTGGGAAACCTCACACCGAGGCGGCGGCGCTGGCTTGAGCGTTTGAAGGCGGATTTCCCTGTCACGATTGTCAACGCTTTCGGCAGCGAGATGACGCAGTTCCTGAACAGGGCCAAGATCGTGCTGAACATCCATGCCGAGGAGTACCCTGACACGGAAACACGCGTCTTCGAGGCGCTGGGGTGCGGCGCTTTCCTGCTCACCGAAACCCTGTCGGCGGAGAATCCGTTTTCGGACCTGGATCACCTCGTGCAGGTCGAGGACGTGGAACAGATGGCCGCGGCGATTTCACATTACCTGGAGCACGGACAGCAAAGACAGCGGATCGCCGACTCCGGACACCGGGCTGCGTTGGCCGGGCACACCTATGCGAAAAGAGCGGAGTGGCTTGCAGGGATTTTCCTCGCGCACGCAAGCGCGACCTCGGCACCCGCACTGGATAGGAAAAAAGTGGCTGCTTATTCGGTCAAGGAAGGCGTCATCAGGCAGTTGGCGTCAGTGAAGCGTCTGATCGACGCATCCGTGGTTGCAAAGGTTTCCGGCGGGCTTGCCGGAGCGCGCGGATCCGTCGGGGCTGCGGTTAAGGCAAGGCGTCTCGCAAAGGGGAGCGGAAGGTCAGAGTCATGA
- a CDS encoding class I SAM-dependent methyltransferase, whose protein sequence is MTQSKKRFAAHILFFDCDQFILRAIENCAPFVEKIYIARSQLPWQYNSEARQQFQNQSDKDILKLSKHFEKIELIEGDWAYEEDQRNSCLERARRDGFDYLIVHDADEFYRFADYRDNIRTIEENPDFDLYKTPWCSFWKSLDYILVYKDGGHLLGHPEFAINCKTEGKFVRARSTDAARVFTLKGTCFHLSYVLTDDQVLRKINTWGHAHQFDTQKWYRDKWLSWHEGLGNLHPVQPREWQKAVRYTGDLPEVLRGFVSPQITVKPSVSLLGALQGRAKHAFELVRGGLRNLLLPLRRARLACTWRLRVAKLKAGPGLRLHLGCGEKRYQDMLNCECRTTRAADLVLDCSRLTMFGDHTVDQIFSHAFFEHLYRPQQLPLLLDCFRVLSADGTIIFLGLPDFEVIAGCYMEGAPSHLKKDESFDLYHVYRYTHGDPEIAQDYWLEQLHKSLFDKRSVQKLLLESGFENHVIFNYCYPGEDIALNIGFVASKSGLPVGHRIGELLSPFRECLADINKITLYEEVTAGFDRAGGDSV, encoded by the coding sequence ATGACCCAGAGTAAGAAACGCTTCGCGGCCCACATACTTTTTTTTGACTGTGACCAGTTCATCCTCAGGGCCATAGAAAATTGTGCTCCGTTCGTGGAAAAGATCTATATTGCCCGCAGTCAGCTGCCATGGCAGTACAATTCCGAAGCGCGGCAGCAGTTTCAAAACCAGTCCGACAAGGACATCCTGAAACTGTCAAAGCACTTCGAAAAGATCGAGCTGATCGAGGGAGACTGGGCCTACGAAGAGGATCAACGGAACAGCTGTCTCGAACGTGCCAGACGGGACGGTTTCGACTATCTGATCGTTCACGACGCCGACGAGTTTTACCGCTTCGCCGACTATCGCGATAACATCCGCACCATTGAGGAGAACCCCGATTTCGACCTGTACAAGACCCCATGGTGTTCCTTCTGGAAGAGCCTGGATTACATACTGGTCTACAAGGACGGGGGGCATCTGCTCGGCCATCCCGAATTCGCCATCAACTGCAAAACAGAAGGAAAATTCGTCAGGGCGAGAAGCACGGATGCAGCGAGGGTGTTTACCCTCAAGGGGACATGTTTTCATCTCTCTTATGTTCTCACCGACGATCAGGTGCTGCGCAAGATAAACACTTGGGGACACGCTCACCAGTTCGATACCCAAAAATGGTACCGTGACAAATGGCTCAGCTGGCATGAGGGTCTCGGGAATCTACACCCTGTTCAGCCCAGGGAGTGGCAGAAAGCAGTTAGGTACACGGGCGATCTGCCTGAAGTGCTACGGGGCTTTGTTTCTCCGCAGATCACCGTCAAGCCGTCGGTCTCGCTCTTGGGGGCACTGCAGGGCAGAGCAAAGCATGCATTCGAGCTGGTGCGGGGGGGGCTCCGGAATCTGCTGCTACCGTTGCGCAGAGCAAGACTCGCCTGTACTTGGAGGCTCCGCGTGGCGAAGCTGAAGGCCGGACCGGGGCTTAGGCTCCATCTTGGCTGCGGCGAGAAGCGGTACCAAGACATGCTCAACTGCGAATGCCGCACCACACGTGCTGCTGATCTAGTTCTCGACTGCAGCAGGCTCACCATGTTTGGCGACCACACCGTAGACCAGATCTTCTCCCATGCTTTTTTCGAACATCTCTACAGGCCGCAGCAACTGCCCCTTTTACTTGATTGCTTCAGGGTCCTTTCCGCCGATGGAACCATCATTTTCCTTGGGCTTCCCGATTTCGAGGTGATAGCCGGATGCTACATGGAGGGTGCCCCGAGCCATCTCAAAAAAGATGAATCCTTCGACTTGTACCACGTGTACCGGTACACGCACGGTGACCCGGAGATCGCCCAAGACTACTGGCTGGAACAGCTACATAAATCGCTGTTCGACAAGAGATCTGTCCAAAAGCTGCTGTTAGAGTCCGGTTTCGAGAACCACGTTATCTTCAACTACTGTTATCCAGGTGAGGATATCGCCCTCAATATAGGTTTCGTTGCCTCAAAGTCCGGCCTCCCCGTGGGACACCGCATTGGGGAACTGCTCTCCCCGTTCAGGGAGTGCTTGGCCGATATCAACAAGATTACGCTTTACGAAGAGGTGACGGCGGGGTTCGATCGGGCTGGCGGTGATTCGGTATGA
- a CDS encoding glycosyltransferase family 2 protein has protein sequence MSVKIGLVIPVVQTKFVLALVEKLLKGCRRTDLAICIVNDGKEEVAKYMAGRKLPAQVHLLDLPENRRFAGANNAGWRHLIKLYPSLAYLGTINDDTVPAPGCVEEMVSCLEEHPRTAVAMPVMLVGNRFFPKSYAVWKLGDAEVPLVPLHHKITSDAFTSVINGFCFMAAREAMEEVGFFDERYSNSCEDVDLALKLLTCNWRIIVSKKTMVYHHEAQSRYLVGSGTDLDASHQLLLEKWGRDLSRYNNLNANGFLIHDPE, from the coding sequence ATGTCGGTGAAAATCGGCCTTGTCATTCCCGTGGTCCAGACCAAATTCGTACTGGCGCTGGTTGAGAAACTCCTTAAAGGGTGCCGGCGCACCGACCTCGCCATCTGTATCGTCAATGACGGCAAGGAAGAGGTGGCGAAATACATGGCGGGCAGGAAGCTTCCGGCGCAGGTGCACCTGCTCGATTTGCCCGAAAATCGCCGATTCGCAGGTGCGAACAACGCGGGGTGGCGCCACCTGATAAAGCTGTATCCTTCGCTTGCCTACCTTGGCACGATAAATGACGACACCGTCCCCGCTCCGGGGTGCGTGGAGGAAATGGTTTCGTGTCTGGAAGAGCACCCAAGGACTGCGGTTGCCATGCCGGTGATGCTGGTCGGGAACAGGTTCTTTCCCAAAAGCTACGCAGTCTGGAAACTAGGCGACGCGGAAGTTCCGCTCGTGCCGCTGCATCACAAGATAACCTCCGACGCCTTCACCTCGGTAATCAACGGCTTTTGTTTCATGGCAGCAAGGGAGGCTATGGAGGAAGTCGGCTTTTTCGATGAACGTTACAGCAACAGCTGCGAAGACGTCGATCTCGCCTTGAAGCTGCTCACGTGCAATTGGAGGATCATAGTCAGCAAGAAGACGATGGTCTACCACCACGAGGCACAGTCCAGGTATTTAGTCGGCTCCGGGACCGATCTCGATGCATCGCATCAACTGCTGCTTGAAAAATGGGGACGCGACCTGTCCCGCTACAACAACCTGAATGCAAACGGCTTCCTCATCCATGACCCAGAGTAA
- a CDS encoding ABC transporter ATP-binding protein, whose product MSAVITVENLSKRYVLSHRQEGGLALRDVIAGQARRITSRMLHPLRRPEVSGSAQEPFWALRDISFKINQGDRVGIIGRNGAGKSTLLKVLSRITEPTSGRVRIRGRVVSLLEVGTGFHPELSGRENIFLNGAILGMSRQEIKSKFDEIVDFAEMERFIDTPVKRYSSGMYVRLAFAVAAHLEPDILVVDEVLAVGDAQFQKKCLGKMEDVGREGRTVLFVSHNMTTIRSLCERCILLEQGRISFQGDVARTIDLYNSGFDARGPLISAADMVRDAKCSLRAKIVDVAVVASSAVNPSFLDGKEVFTVRLTVAALTEVKCSAQIVICDDMQPLSYLDSGTLHNKIYTLPKGTSTIECSVGPLQLYAGNYRINCSLNIPFKEVIDELQSAYRFEIRECDPYGTGYNIERKHGFGLFHIPHSWSE is encoded by the coding sequence ATGAGCGCTGTGATAACCGTCGAAAATCTAAGCAAGCGGTACGTCCTTTCCCACCGGCAGGAAGGGGGGCTGGCACTGCGCGACGTCATTGCGGGACAGGCCCGGCGCATCACCTCGAGGATGTTGCACCCCCTGCGTCGCCCCGAGGTATCCGGGAGCGCCCAGGAGCCTTTCTGGGCGCTCAGGGACATCTCCTTCAAGATCAACCAAGGGGACCGGGTCGGTATCATCGGCAGAAACGGGGCAGGGAAATCGACCCTGCTGAAGGTGCTGTCGCGCATCACCGAGCCGACCTCCGGACGGGTTCGCATCAGGGGAAGGGTGGTGAGCCTGCTTGAGGTGGGGACCGGATTTCACCCGGAGTTGTCAGGTCGTGAAAACATCTTCCTGAACGGTGCCATCCTGGGCATGTCGCGGCAAGAGATCAAAAGCAAATTCGACGAGATCGTCGACTTCGCTGAAATGGAAAGGTTCATCGACACGCCGGTCAAGCGCTACTCATCGGGGATGTACGTTCGGTTGGCGTTCGCCGTCGCGGCCCACCTCGAACCGGACATCCTCGTCGTGGATGAGGTCCTGGCGGTGGGAGACGCCCAGTTCCAGAAGAAGTGCTTGGGCAAAATGGAGGATGTGGGCCGTGAAGGGCGGACCGTGCTGTTCGTGAGCCATAACATGACCACCATCAGATCACTCTGCGAGCGCTGCATTCTCTTGGAGCAGGGCAGAATCAGCTTTCAGGGTGACGTGGCACGGACCATCGACCTTTACAACTCCGGTTTTGATGCCCGCGGGCCGTTGATCTCCGCAGCTGATATGGTGAGGGATGCGAAATGCTCCCTGCGAGCGAAGATCGTCGATGTCGCGGTCGTCGCCTCCTCAGCCGTCAATCCTTCGTTCTTGGACGGCAAGGAGGTCTTCACCGTTCGCCTGACGGTGGCGGCCCTGACTGAAGTCAAATGCAGCGCACAAATCGTCATTTGCGACGATATGCAGCCTCTGAGTTACCTGGATTCCGGCACGCTTCACAACAAGATTTACACGCTTCCCAAGGGGACCTCGACCATCGAATGCAGTGTCGGGCCCTTGCAATTGTACGCCGGCAATTACCGCATCAATTGCAGCCTGAACATCCCCTTCAAGGAGGTTATCGATGAGCTGCAGAGCGCTTACCGCTTCGAGATCAGGGAGTGCGATCCCTACGGCACCGGTTACAACATCGAGAGGAAACATGGCTTCGGGCTGTTCCACATACCGCATTCATGGAGTGAATGA